In Gemmatimonadales bacterium, the following proteins share a genomic window:
- a CDS encoding aldehyde dehydrogenase family protein, protein MTSTAAARGKTGKSEVTRYQMYIDGKFVDARNGKTFDVYDPSTEGVIATCPAGGPEDVDRAAQAAERAFHGGWKGTSAQERGRILFRLAERIRARRAELAELETVNSGKPIVESEYDMDDTATCYEYYAGLATKINGEVLPVPADAVAFAMREPVGVAGQIIPWNYPLLMAAWKIAPALAAGCTVVIKPAEQTPLTLLKLAEDFEAVGLPPGVVNVVTGDGPGAGAPLVAHPLVRKIAFTGSAEVGKLIMRNAADQLKRVSLELGGKSPNIFFSDADFENAVDGALFGTFINQGEVCSAGSRVLVQKDIYRKFVDAAAAKAKTIKLGRGLDRETKMGPLVSAEQRDRVASYLTVGRGEAKVAVGGGTPKSFDKGWYVEPTIFYDVDNSARIAQEEIFGPVMSVIPFQDEADAIRIANATPYGLAAAVWTRDIFKAFRVVKSLEAGIVWVNHMQPTFVEAPWGGYKASGFGRELGHWGVEEYLETKQVFINLDEKPIGWY, encoded by the coding sequence ATGACGAGCACCGCGGCGGCACGGGGCAAGACCGGAAAGAGCGAGGTCACCCGGTATCAGATGTACATCGACGGCAAGTTTGTCGACGCCAGGAACGGCAAGACATTCGACGTATACGATCCCTCGACCGAGGGCGTCATCGCCACCTGTCCGGCCGGTGGGCCGGAGGATGTGGATCGCGCGGCGCAGGCGGCCGAGCGGGCCTTTCACGGTGGGTGGAAAGGCACGTCCGCCCAGGAGCGGGGGCGGATCCTCTTCCGGCTCGCCGAGCGGATTCGGGCCCGCCGCGCCGAGCTGGCCGAGCTGGAGACGGTCAACTCGGGCAAGCCGATCGTCGAGTCCGAATACGACATGGACGATACGGCCACCTGCTACGAGTATTACGCCGGCCTGGCCACCAAGATCAACGGCGAGGTGCTGCCGGTCCCGGCCGATGCGGTCGCCTTCGCCATGCGCGAGCCGGTGGGCGTGGCCGGCCAGATCATCCCCTGGAACTATCCCCTGTTGATGGCAGCGTGGAAGATTGCGCCGGCGCTCGCGGCCGGCTGTACGGTCGTCATCAAGCCGGCCGAGCAGACGCCGCTCACCCTGCTCAAGCTGGCGGAGGATTTCGAGGCGGTGGGATTGCCGCCCGGCGTGGTCAACGTGGTCACCGGCGACGGCCCCGGCGCGGGTGCGCCGCTGGTGGCGCACCCGCTGGTGCGGAAGATCGCCTTCACCGGCAGCGCCGAGGTCGGCAAGCTGATCATGCGGAACGCCGCCGATCAGCTTAAGCGGGTCTCCCTCGAGCTCGGTGGCAAGTCGCCCAACATCTTCTTCAGCGACGCGGATTTCGAGAACGCGGTGGACGGCGCCCTGTTCGGCACGTTCATCAATCAGGGCGAGGTCTGCTCGGCCGGCAGCCGGGTGCTGGTGCAGAAGGACATCTACCGGAAATTCGTGGACGCCGCCGCCGCCAAGGCCAAGACGATCAAGCTCGGCCGCGGTCTGGACCGGGAGACCAAGATGGGGCCGCTGGTGAGCGCGGAGCAGCGCGACCGCGTAGCAAGCTACCTCACGGTCGGCCGCGGCGAAGCGAAGGTAGCCGTGGGCGGCGGGACGCCGAAGAGCTTCGACAAGGGCTGGTACGTCGAGCCCACCATCTTCTACGACGTGGACAATTCGGCCAGGATCGCCCAGGAAGAGATCTTCGGGCCGGTGATGAGCGTGATCCCGTTCCAAGACGAGGCGGACGCGATCCGGATCGCCAACGCCACTCCCTACGGGCTGGCGGCGGCGGTGTGGACCCGCGACATCTTCAAAGCCTTCCGGGTGGTCAAGTCACTGGAGGCGGGGATCGTCTGGGTCAACCACATGCAGCCCACTTTTGTGGAAGCTCCCTGGGGCGGGTACAAGGCGTCGGGCTTCGGTCGGGAGCTGGGGCACTGGGGCGTCGAGGAGTACCTGGAGACCAAGCAGGTGTTCATCAACCTCGACGAGAAGCCGATCGGCTGGTATTGA